The Quercus lobata isolate SW786 chromosome 4, ValleyOak3.0 Primary Assembly, whole genome shotgun sequence genome segment ACCAATAGTTTACTCTACCTAAACTCTATTATATGTGTCTCAAGAAATCTAAAATTCTACTGAAATTCTATTCTCAAAGGCTTTAagtaatctaaaataaaataaatatttattttaattttaatataaatttacacacatcttcaaaaaaaatatataaatttatacacTACACACCATGCTTGTGCCaagtgttttaaaataaatttacacgCTACATGGACCATATGTAGGTGATGAGATTGGCCTtaatcaaagaattttttttaatcatggaatttgataaatatattttttttatatatatatttttttagaatactaaatattttaatgcaCACACAGGGAAAggataaaaagtttttttatttatatggtTAGTAGGTTTTCAATAGGATTATGTGTGTGTGGTAtgctttattatatatatatatatatgggaggtttttaaagagttttacaCCGAACCCTcatagaatttaatctcatatTTTTAAGTATAAGGCTACTCTGATACCAGAAGTAGCAGCCTGATAAATAAATTTGAGGCTGTCAATGAAAGATATCATGTTATTAAGATATATGCATACCAATAATCTTGAAGTTTCTTGCTTGACAGAAACTTGGAACTTCTTGCCATGAGATCGTGCAGTTTTTGTGGGTTTTCCATTGAAGGCCTCTCCTTGGTAGATCAGTCTTAGCTTCCTCTTTAGAAGCTCAATCTGCTCCTCTATTTTTCCTGATttctacattaaaaaataatcactttatatatacttgtaacacATGTATATAGTATCATAGTCATTCATGAATGCATACATTATATGagttggattcaagttataTTTAGTGTAATTCTAAGTAATATTATACCATcaaataacttgttattgaatttacATCTATATATTCTCAACATGCATGctaattttcatgtcaatcggatgttatttaccattcgatttataaactcatattttatacattattttgaactataaaacacttgaatttaaacaaatgattaataacatgactatatatataccttGTATAGGTCGATGAGGACATTATCAAGTGAGTCCTGCGCTGATTTAGAGCAAAGGCCTCTGAAAGACTTGACAGCTTCAATCGCTTCTTCAGTTCTATCAAGTTGTttcatcaccaccaccatgtCCTTTAAGGCACTGTCTACTCTATCTCCTGCATTTATCGCcttccaaaacaaaacaattgcTGCTTCTGGCTCCTTGTCAACCAACTGAAAAACCACGCAAAAGTTAAAGAAACTAATCACCAATTAATGTGGAACCAAGCTCTAATGTTATTATTTATGGCTAACTTTTAATTAGGACCTGCAGAAATCAATATTCAGTTGAGTAAGTACTAATTACTAAGTGTTCTTTGAGAACAACTTAtgtaattttttgctaaaaatattgtagataaaaggTAAACGTTAAATAAATAAGTATGTGACTCATATGGaaccgtaaaaaaaaaaaaaaaagtaataagcTAACTTATAATTAAGTGAATCACAAACATGCACTAAGTAGAAAGATTTAAATTATTCAGggaaaaattgttttcaaataatttattttagttaataaaatttttagaaatcaACCGTGCTTAAtgatttaaaagaagaaaagtaagAGAATCAACGGAAGATTGTAAACAAAGGGGCAATAACCGAGTCTCTTACAtgagaaaatattcaaaaagCTTAGAAAAAGATAGTTCAGTAGACAGCATTCAATCAACTTATAgtaaatactaaaaaatgagTATTAATAGAAAGTTGTGATCCGtagaatataattaaaatagaaCACACAAAGTAATATTGAGGATTTGTATCTCCAATATGGGGATATTAATAGCAAAAAATGATTGTAGACTTTGTAGTTGCTACTCCCTAACATGACAACTATTAAGGTGTGATCACTAGCTAATTGTTTTTAGAAGCAGTGATCACTCAAATAATTAAACAGTtacgaacaaaaaaaaaaagtttcatataTAGGATATGGTTTGGCACTAAGTCATTaaagtaaaaagaagaaaaaaaatggcataGTAGAGGGCTAGCAGTAGCTACTTGGCATTTCATTTCATACAATAATCATATATGAGTGGGATggacttaaaaaataaaaaaaaaaagtaaaaaaaaaaagagataaaaactttattgttttagagaagaaaacaaaggtAAACTAATTACTAAATatgtggaagattttttttaaagggaaaaggCAGAGAATCCTTTATTAAGAAAAGCCGGCTATGTCAGTCTATCTGAAGTACATAAAGAAACTGTGACGGAATATCCTCAATCCGCACATAGAAATAATCTGATACGTTTATCGCATGTCTAGTTAGATTATGAACAGTATTGTTACCTTCTCTCTTAGTATGCGAGTAAGAGTAACCAATTAAAAGAACTAGAAAGAAACTTTACATCCTGGGATCAGAAGGGCAAAAGAGGCCAGAAGAGACCTATATATAATGCACACATGAGTTTATATTAAACATGAGGATGCAAATTAAGAATTAAGAATATGAATAAAACATACACACAAAATTGAATATACCTGAGCATGTTTAGCTTTAACATAAGGACCATCACCTTGAGGAACCTTGTGTATAATATGATACAAATCTTTCTCTTGCTTCCCTTTTGAGCTCTTCCTCGAAATTCTATCcataattctctctctctttttctgtctAATTTTACAGACAcaccaaccttttttttttttatgaaagacGGTTGCCCAGATTTAATGAAGAAATATGGGTCAGATGCAAAAGAATGAACCTAGACGAGTTTGTGTCAGTGTTCCTAACGCAGCCAATCCATTGCATCCATTGGGACACGTGTTACTTTAAGGCAGCTGAAGGTTCAACGTTTGCTAATTTTGCCTCGTCCCTGCCACCTCTACAAACAAATTATTTGTACAGTAGGGACTACGACCACCTTCAACAACATTTTCATATCGGTTTCGCAAACATTTG includes the following:
- the LOC115988129 gene encoding protein SULFUR DEFICIENCY-INDUCED 1-like; protein product: MDRISRKSSKGKQEKDLYHIIHKVPQGDGPYVKAKHAQLVDKEPEAAIVLFWKAINAGDRVDSALKDMVVVMKQLDRTEEAIEAVKSFRGLCSKSAQDSLDNVLIDLYKKSGKIEEQIELLKRKLRLIYQGEAFNGKPTKTARSHGKKFQVSVKQETSRLLGNLGWAYMQKSNFMMAEVVYRKAQMIDPDANKACNLGLCLIKQSRFDEAYSVIQDVLMGRLPGYDDFKSRKRAEELILELKSTNPSLEEPSDMLGLDDDFVKGLENLTNEWGPFRSKRLPIFEEISELRDQLAC